One window from the genome of Jeotgalibaca sp. MA1X17-3 encodes:
- a CDS encoding oxaloacetate decarboxylase subunit alpha produces the protein MTEKVIRITETVLRDAHQSLMATRMSTADMLPIIEKMNQAGYYALECWGGATYDAAIRFLKEDPWERLREIRKKAPDTKLQMLLRGQNLIGYRHYADDIVDKFVEKAVENGIDIFRIFDALNDPRNIQASLDAVKKYGAHAQLTICYTISDVHTVDYYRTLTKELTEMGADSICLKDMAGILTPKVARDLVRAIKEVSDLPLNIHTHSTSGIGQMTYLAAVEGGANIIDCAISPFAEGTSQPTTESLTLALEELGYDTGLHVEILEEIADYFKIIRNKYLDSGVLDPKMLFSEPKALIYQVPGGMLSNLNSQLKQANAIDKYDDVLQEVPRVWKDLGFPPLVTPMSQMIGTQAVFNVLSGKRYQMVPTEVKDYLHGKYGKSPVPVADDFRISIIGNDEVMTDRPANHLKPEFEQLKLELGDLAKTDEDVLTYALFPQVGKAYLQKKYGKKESLTEEEPIRIQARYHK, from the coding sequence ATGACTGAAAAAGTGATTAGAATCACAGAAACCGTATTGCGCGATGCTCATCAGAGTTTGATGGCCACCCGTATGAGCACTGCTGATATGTTACCTATTATCGAGAAAATGAATCAAGCTGGCTATTATGCTCTTGAATGTTGGGGAGGGGCTACATATGATGCTGCTATTCGTTTTTTAAAGGAAGATCCTTGGGAACGACTACGTGAAATTCGAAAAAAAGCCCCAGACACAAAATTACAGATGTTATTGCGCGGACAAAACTTAATTGGATATCGTCATTATGCAGATGATATTGTCGATAAATTCGTTGAGAAAGCAGTAGAAAATGGAATCGATATTTTCCGTATCTTTGATGCCCTAAACGATCCTCGTAATATTCAAGCATCTTTGGATGCTGTAAAAAAATATGGAGCACACGCACAGCTTACTATTTGTTACACCATTAGTGACGTTCATACCGTTGACTATTATCGTACATTAACGAAAGAATTAACAGAAATGGGGGCAGATTCGATCTGCTTAAAAGATATGGCGGGTATCCTTACTCCCAAGGTAGCTAGAGATTTAGTTCGTGCTATTAAAGAAGTTAGCGATTTACCTTTAAATATCCACACTCATTCAACCAGTGGAATCGGACAAATGACGTATCTAGCAGCCGTAGAAGGTGGTGCTAATATTATTGACTGTGCCATTTCTCCTTTTGCAGAAGGCACCAGTCAGCCCACAACGGAATCTCTTACCCTTGCATTGGAAGAGTTGGGATACGATACTGGCTTACATGTTGAAATTTTAGAAGAGATTGCTGATTATTTCAAAATAATTAGAAATAAATATTTAGATTCTGGAGTACTAGATCCTAAAATGCTTTTTTCCGAACCTAAGGCACTAATTTATCAAGTTCCTGGTGGAATGCTTTCCAACTTAAACTCTCAACTAAAACAAGCAAATGCAATTGACAAGTATGATGACGTTTTGCAAGAAGTCCCACGTGTTTGGAAAGATTTAGGTTTTCCGCCTTTAGTAACTCCGATGAGCCAGATGATTGGAACTCAAGCGGTCTTTAACGTTCTGAGTGGAAAAAGATATCAAATGGTTCCTACTGAAGTAAAAGATTATCTTCATGGAAAATATGGAAAAAGCCCGGTCCCTGTTGCAGATGACTTCCGAATTTCTATTATTGGAAATGATGAAGTAATGACTGATCGCCCAGCTAATCATCTGAAACCAGAGTTTGAACAACTAAAACTAGAACTAGGGGATTTAGCTAAAACGGATGAAGATGTTTTAACATATGCTCTATTTCCACAAGTAGGAAAAGCATATCTTCAAAAAAAATATGGAAAAAAAGAATCTCTGACAGAAGAGGAACCTATTCGAATTCAGGCTCGTTATCATAAATAA
- a CDS encoding 5' nucleotidase, NT5C type has protein sequence MGKKISIAIDMDDVLADTTGKLITVYNHLFNENYISEDFVGVDTDALFPKEALHELHKEFNKPGFTRDLTVKSHAPKVVEELNERYDVYIATAAMEVPGTFKDKYDWLKEHFPFLNENYFIFCGNKKVVQADYLIDDNFQQLKQFQGTGILYTATVNKGKDIPFIRMDNWLDVHHHFVDSYQDRMIEAEERRFKTFH, from the coding sequence TTGGGAAAAAAGATTAGCATTGCCATAGATATGGATGATGTATTGGCAGATACAACCGGGAAACTAATAACCGTTTATAATCATTTATTTAATGAAAATTATATTTCGGAAGACTTTGTAGGAGTAGATACAGACGCTCTGTTTCCTAAAGAAGCACTGCATGAATTGCATAAAGAATTTAACAAGCCAGGATTCACTAGAGATCTTACAGTAAAGTCACATGCACCAAAAGTTGTAGAAGAGCTGAATGAACGATATGACGTATATATTGCTACAGCTGCGATGGAAGTACCTGGAACATTTAAAGATAAATATGACTGGTTAAAAGAACACTTTCCTTTTCTGAATGAGAATTATTTTATTTTTTGTGGAAATAAAAAAGTGGTTCAAGCAGATTATTTAATTGATGATAACTTTCAACAATTAAAACAATTTCAAGGAACCGGTATTCTTTATACGGCGACAGTAAATAAAGGGAAAGATATTCCTTTTATTAGAATGGATAATTGGTTGGATGTTCATCACCATTTTGTCGATTCCTATCAAGACAGAATGATTGAGGCAGAAGAGCGACGATTTAAAACGTTCCATTAA
- a CDS encoding zinc metallopeptidase, with amino-acid sequence MPFLYPFFDSTYILIIIGLVISLAAQAFVKSTFSKYSEVRSRKGYTATDAAHYILDQSGITDVRVERIAGNLTDHYDSRDKVLRLSDATANSTSVAAIGVAAHEVGHAIQDQKGYIPLRLRASLVPVANFGQTVSLPMILIGSFLAGSQTLINLGILMFSFAFVFQVVTLPVEFNASARALHILGSGGVLTREEVPQARKVLQAAALTYVAAAIMSFLQLMRLVILFGGGRRSN; translated from the coding sequence ATGCCATTCCTTTATCCATTTTTTGACAGCACATACATATTAATTATTATTGGGTTAGTAATCTCACTGGCTGCTCAAGCATTTGTGAAAAGCACTTTTTCTAAATATAGTGAAGTTCGTAGTAGAAAAGGGTATACAGCTACAGATGCAGCTCACTACATTCTGGATCAATCAGGAATTACGGATGTTCGTGTAGAACGGATTGCTGGGAATTTAACCGATCATTATGATTCAAGAGACAAAGTATTACGTTTATCAGACGCGACGGCTAATTCTACGTCTGTTGCAGCAATCGGTGTAGCAGCTCACGAGGTGGGGCATGCCATTCAAGATCAAAAAGGATATATTCCTTTACGATTGCGTGCATCACTGGTTCCTGTTGCTAATTTTGGGCAAACCGTTTCATTGCCGATGATTTTAATAGGATCTTTTTTAGCAGGAAGTCAAACGCTTATTAATTTAGGTATTTTAATGTTCTCATTTGCTTTTGTGTTTCAAGTGGTAACGTTACCTGTTGAATTTAACGCTTCTGCCCGTGCACTCCATATTCTTGGTAGTGGTGGGGTTTTGACAAGAGAAGAAGTTCCGCAAGCTAGAAAAGTGTTGCAAGCTGCTGCTTTAACTTATGTAGCTGCAGCAATCATGAGTTTCTTGCAATTAATGAGATTGGTCATACTTTTTGGCGGTGGCAGAAGATCGAATTAA
- a CDS encoding DNA starvation/stationary phase protection protein, with protein MTSYENVHETLNGLIATEAVFMFKMYHRHFYVKGSHFFTLHKQFEELYEEAAETYDEFSERLLSIGGRPYSTMAQCLEHSTLEEHPQNKDVSDMDMVDGTVEDLRTITDDLMKVIAITGEAGDDTTQDMLIAKKHKVDKHIWMFEAFLGKIVRTEETMP; from the coding sequence ATGACTAGTTACGAAAATGTTCACGAGACGTTAAATGGTTTAATTGCGACTGAAGCGGTATTCATGTTTAAAATGTATCATCGCCATTTTTACGTAAAAGGAAGCCACTTCTTTACCTTGCATAAACAATTTGAAGAATTATATGAGGAAGCTGCTGAAACCTATGATGAATTTTCAGAACGACTTCTATCTATTGGAGGGCGTCCGTATAGTACGATGGCTCAATGTCTAGAACATTCTACATTGGAAGAGCACCCTCAAAATAAAGACGTTTCTGACATGGATATGGTCGATGGGACTGTTGAAGATTTACGAACAATTACAGACGATTTGATGAAAGTCATTGCTATTACTGGTGAAGCTGGAGATGACACTACTCAAGATATGTTAATTGCCAAGAAACATAAAGTAGATAAACATATCTGGATGTTTGAAGCGTTTTTGGGTAAAATAGTAAGAACAGAAGAAACGATGCCTTAA